A region of Natribaculum luteum DNA encodes the following proteins:
- a CDS encoding flippase produces the protein MPEDQNSIIRRLFKSGVLLFVGLVLELGISFLAKVLMARLLGPPTYGVATIGITTLSFASTILLFGMNTGIGRYLPRFDDPADRKGVIESGMQIVLAISVSVAAVLFVFADLVATHVLGAPEATSVLRVAAIGVPFAALMKLSIGVIQGHQRSLPKVLIRNIGQPIVRFGLVVLALYFSLGALGIVGAYAATFAVAGLAGLYYVLTRTNIRSSVSSRTRRRELLTFSAPLMLTASMIMVLSYFDIFILSYFRTSSEVGSYNVVYPLAELLTATLSAFSFIAMPILSELHSERRTNEMDRTYKIVTKWIFMATLPAGLIMILFPAATISLTFGPEYTEAALPLVVLAVGFFTHAVAGPNVNTLTAIGRTRTIMWDNLLAGGTNIVLNVVLIPEYGLMGAAVATAVSYIGLNTLYSVQLYRATGIHPATAALFKPATVGVFSMLGMYVIVTRVLTVTGPVLLGIAVVFITVYGVAILALGGIEEEEVMLVLSFEERFGVNLGPVKRIAGHFIDQ, from the coding sequence ATGCCCGAAGATCAGAACTCGATCATTCGCCGATTGTTCAAAAGCGGCGTTCTATTGTTTGTTGGCCTCGTACTCGAGCTCGGAATTTCCTTCCTCGCGAAGGTACTGATGGCCAGACTGTTAGGCCCTCCAACGTATGGCGTCGCGACTATCGGAATCACGACACTATCGTTCGCATCTACAATCCTTCTTTTTGGGATGAACACAGGCATCGGTCGGTATCTTCCGCGGTTTGACGATCCGGCGGATCGCAAGGGTGTCATCGAGTCGGGAATGCAGATCGTATTGGCAATCTCTGTTAGCGTCGCTGCTGTGTTGTTTGTCTTTGCTGATCTCGTCGCAACACACGTTCTCGGTGCACCAGAGGCGACGAGTGTACTCCGAGTTGCGGCTATCGGCGTCCCATTTGCCGCCCTGATGAAACTGTCTATCGGCGTAATCCAGGGTCACCAGCGGTCACTCCCAAAGGTACTTATCAGGAATATCGGCCAGCCGATCGTTCGATTTGGGCTAGTTGTCCTCGCGCTGTACTTCAGTCTCGGCGCATTGGGGATCGTCGGTGCCTACGCGGCAACGTTCGCTGTTGCAGGCTTGGCTGGCCTCTACTACGTCCTGACGCGGACGAACATTAGATCGTCGGTGTCTTCACGAACGCGACGTCGCGAACTGCTGACCTTTTCTGCACCGCTGATGCTCACAGCGTCGATGATTATGGTCCTTTCGTACTTTGACATCTTCATTCTAAGTTATTTTCGAACCTCTAGTGAAGTCGGGAGTTACAATGTCGTCTATCCTCTCGCAGAACTGTTGACGGCGACGCTGTCGGCGTTCAGCTTTATCGCCATGCCGATTCTGTCGGAACTCCACTCTGAGAGGAGAACCAACGAGATGGATCGAACTTACAAAATCGTCACCAAGTGGATCTTCATGGCAACACTTCCGGCAGGACTCATCATGATACTGTTCCCAGCAGCCACGATCAGTCTGACATTCGGACCCGAGTATACCGAGGCGGCATTGCCACTTGTGGTGCTCGCAGTCGGGTTCTTCACCCACGCAGTGGCCGGACCAAACGTGAACACCCTCACTGCCATCGGACGAACGAGAACGATAATGTGGGATAACCTGCTCGCTGGTGGAACGAATATCGTCCTCAATGTTGTTCTTATTCCCGAATATGGGCTTATGGGTGCAGCCGTGGCTACTGCGGTGTCTTACATAGGCCTAAATACACTCTATTCTGTACAACTCTACCGGGCTACAGGAATTCATCCGGCGACAGCTGCGCTGTTCAAACCTGCTACTGTTGGAGTGTTCTCCATGCTCGGAATGTATGTTATTGTTACTCGAGTTCTTACCGTGACGGGGCCGGTCCTGTTAGGAATAGCCGTGGTTTTTATCACCGTCTATGGCGTTGCGATTCTCGCTTTGGGTGGCATCGAGGAGGAAGAGGTCATGCTCGTACTGAGTTTCGAAGAGAGGTTCGGCGTAAATCTTGGTCCCGTAAAACGTATCGCAGGCCATTTCATCGACCAGTGA
- a CDS encoding glycosyltransferase family 4 protein, producing the protein MPRVLLLHTNREYAETLADAVTESDTDFEPLVVSRQPLLDRLKTLLTADIDLIQADELMVNGMLAAGASLVRQIPLVVSIRGWADYTNAHNQYGSLRERSIELRSKATLQRTKSTLFISEITEQAFKKRYNVCDATIVGRPIDIEAYADGTQRGRNTFDVLTVTNLRYKEKYKGVVMTLQAMEPLFEEYPSLRFRIAGSGPYLEKLKKFLQTYNYSNRISLLGFVDAIADEYASADLFVYVSFLDSYATVILEAQAAGLPVIGSDAVGIPETVGNGGMLCDPTVEGIQAALEHVISDDDLRYDLERRAQQKIATHNAESAAAHIDVWERVLTN; encoded by the coding sequence GTGCCACGAGTGCTTTTGCTACACACTAACCGAGAATATGCCGAGACGCTCGCCGATGCTGTCACTGAAAGTGACACCGACTTTGAACCTCTTGTCGTTAGCCGCCAGCCATTGCTTGATCGCCTAAAAACGCTTTTGACTGCGGATATTGATTTAATTCAGGCAGACGAACTAATGGTTAATGGAATGCTTGCAGCCGGCGCATCGCTTGTACGGCAGATTCCTTTAGTTGTTAGCATTCGCGGGTGGGCAGATTACACGAATGCCCACAATCAATACGGCTCTCTACGAGAGAGATCTATCGAACTTCGATCCAAGGCTACCTTGCAACGTACCAAATCTACACTGTTCATTAGCGAAATAACTGAGCAAGCCTTCAAGAAACGATATAATGTTTGTGATGCAACAATTGTCGGCCGTCCTATCGACATTGAGGCATACGCTGATGGGACTCAAAGGGGACGAAATACGTTCGATGTTCTAACGGTCACAAATCTTCGATACAAAGAGAAATACAAAGGAGTTGTAATGACGTTACAGGCAATGGAACCGTTGTTTGAGGAGTACCCCTCACTTCGGTTTCGTATTGCAGGTAGCGGTCCTTATCTTGAAAAGTTAAAAAAATTCCTCCAAACATATAATTATTCAAACCGCATCAGTTTGCTTGGGTTCGTTGACGCAATTGCTGACGAGTATGCGAGTGCAGACCTATTTGTTTATGTTAGCTTTCTTGACTCGTATGCAACAGTAATTTTAGAAGCACAGGCTGCTGGTCTCCCAGTTATCGGTAGTGATGCTGTCGGCATCCCTGAGACAGTAGGTAATGGTGGGATGCTCTGTGACCCCACTGTTGAGGGTATACAAGCAGCACTTGAGCACGTAATCTCCGACGACGATCTCCGATATGATCTTGAAAGGCGCGCCCAGCAAAAGATCGCAACCCACAATGCAGAATCTGCTGCCGCCCATATTGACGTCTGGGAGCGCGTCCTCACAAACTGA
- a CDS encoding sulfatase — translation MRDIVLVTVDSLRADHVGCYGYDRDTTPVIDDLATDGRRFTNVFAHACSTRPSFPSILTSSYALMYGGFERLSSKRTTLAEAIRNAGYQTAGFHSNLYLSADFGYDRGFDQFYDSKSDPSPLARARQAVKTHLDQNGVVYNVLQKAFNATERRTGVELGSAYVPADEMTDMALEWARKADDGPRFLWVHYMDVHHPYTPPARYQRQFRDDPVDNETAIRLRRKMLEDPDRITDDELNTLLDLYDAEIAFVDAEVDRLLKGLQDTWETDPVIAFTADHGEEFLDHGQFSHAATFYDEVLHVPLILHDGESSGTVDDLVGLLDLAPTLVDYADASEPDTFLGESLVSGHEHDREQVIAEWADYDEGDRRFALRTNEWKYVQMEGGEERLFDLTSDPEETTNVAEEYPGTLSTFRDKIENHANSVGSESISAEMDEEVRQRLRDLGYQE, via the coding sequence ATGCGAGATATCGTCCTCGTGACTGTTGATTCACTTCGGGCCGACCACGTCGGGTGTTACGGCTACGATCGGGACACGACTCCGGTGATAGATGACTTAGCGACCGATGGACGACGGTTTACGAACGTGTTTGCGCATGCCTGCTCAACTCGCCCATCATTTCCCTCTATTCTCACCTCCTCATACGCACTGATGTATGGGGGGTTCGAACGGCTCTCATCTAAACGGACGACACTTGCGGAGGCTATCAGGAATGCTGGATACCAGACTGCCGGCTTTCACTCGAATCTCTATCTCTCCGCGGATTTCGGCTACGACCGCGGGTTCGACCAGTTCTACGATTCGAAATCCGATCCGTCCCCTCTCGCTCGTGCTCGCCAAGCGGTCAAGACGCACCTTGACCAGAACGGGGTTGTCTATAACGTTCTACAAAAGGCGTTTAACGCAACTGAGCGCCGCACTGGCGTCGAACTCGGCTCTGCATACGTTCCGGCCGATGAAATGACTGACATGGCCTTGGAGTGGGCGCGGAAAGCAGACGACGGTCCGCGCTTTCTGTGGGTACACTACATGGACGTTCACCACCCGTACACACCTCCTGCCCGCTACCAGCGACAGTTCCGGGACGACCCAGTTGACAACGAGACGGCCATTCGTCTGCGCCGGAAGATGCTCGAGGATCCGGATCGAATCACCGACGACGAACTAAACACACTTCTCGATCTGTACGACGCCGAGATTGCATTCGTTGACGCAGAGGTTGATCGCTTGCTGAAGGGGCTTCAAGACACGTGGGAGACAGATCCAGTCATCGCGTTTACAGCCGATCACGGCGAAGAGTTCCTTGACCACGGGCAGTTCAGCCATGCGGCGACATTCTATGACGAAGTTTTACACGTTCCCCTCATTCTGCATGACGGCGAGTCGTCAGGAACAGTCGATGATCTGGTTGGGTTACTCGATCTCGCACCAACACTTGTCGACTATGCCGATGCGTCTGAACCCGACACATTCCTCGGCGAGAGTTTGGTGTCTGGACATGAGCACGATCGGGAGCAGGTTATTGCCGAGTGGGCGGACTACGATGAAGGTGATCGGCGGTTTGCTCTTCGAACGAATGAATGGAAATATGTCCAGATGGAGGGCGGTGAGGAGAGACTGTTCGATCTGACATCTGATCCGGAAGAAACGACGAACGTCGCTGAAGAGTATCCTGGCACTCTCTCGACGTTCCGTGATAAGATTGAAAACCACGCCAACTCCGTGGGAAGCGAGTCAATCAGTGCCGAGATGGACGAAGAGGTCCGGCAGCGGCTCAGAGATCTAGGATATCAGGAATGA
- a CDS encoding glycosyltransferase, with the protein MTRVLWLTPNKPENISVGRARIASHLEENGFNVDLRAGRPWIIREIFASDDEYDAIIGTTRAGAIVGLVVSTVTGLPLVVDHVDPIRQLEETSVWPIAQSVRHLENLAFRKSAHTLYVYSEEKTRVQRHATTATKSDLGVEYNRFADPDARILDIASDRLEKFDLRKNVVIYVGGLEPIYHIRELVESIYYLDDWSLVVLGSGSLEPTVTDAAANSDRIIYLGTVPHEHVPGYLHAADVGVSLVDDPHTLKVLEYGAARLPTVQLSGRAEKKFDGTVEFCEAESASIAAAIERANDVSETTIDSLQKLAAEYSWERIAGEYSNVLRSL; encoded by the coding sequence ATGACACGGGTACTTTGGCTTACACCGAACAAACCTGAGAATATCAGCGTTGGGAGAGCGCGTATCGCATCCCACCTTGAAGAGAACGGGTTCAACGTCGATCTTCGAGCCGGAAGACCGTGGATAATTCGAGAGATTTTCGCTTCCGATGACGAATATGATGCAATCATCGGGACGACACGTGCTGGCGCTATTGTCGGACTAGTCGTGTCTACGGTTACGGGATTGCCGCTAGTTGTAGACCACGTTGACCCGATCCGCCAGTTGGAGGAGACTAGCGTGTGGCCAATAGCGCAGTCCGTTCGCCATCTCGAAAACCTCGCATTCCGGAAATCGGCCCACACGTTGTATGTGTATTCTGAAGAAAAGACGCGGGTTCAGCGTCACGCAACGACAGCCACTAAGTCCGACCTCGGTGTCGAGTATAACCGGTTCGCCGATCCTGACGCTCGGATACTCGATATTGCCAGTGATCGCCTCGAAAAGTTCGATCTTCGAAAGAACGTCGTCATCTATGTTGGTGGTCTCGAGCCGATCTATCATATCCGAGAACTAGTCGAAAGTATATACTATCTTGATGACTGGTCATTGGTTGTGCTTGGTTCGGGTTCACTCGAACCGACCGTCACTGACGCTGCTGCAAATTCGGATAGGATTATCTATTTGGGGACTGTTCCACACGAACATGTGCCGGGGTACCTCCACGCTGCCGATGTTGGGGTTAGCCTCGTCGATGACCCACATACACTAAAGGTCCTGGAATACGGTGCTGCACGCCTCCCGACGGTACAACTGTCTGGCCGAGCTGAAAAGAAGTTCGACGGTACTGTCGAGTTCTGCGAGGCTGAGTCTGCATCGATTGCTGCCGCCATCGAACGAGCGAACGATGTCTCTGAAACTACAATCGATAGCCTCCAGAAACTGGCTGCGGAGTACAGTTGGGAACGGATTGCCGGTGAATATTCGAATGTCCTTCGGAGTCTGTAG
- the aglG gene encoding glucosyl-dolichyl phosphate glucuronosyltransferase codes for MRVSVVVCEHTLDRYDDLQDAAESVLEQTYDDVELVLVADGNEAVCERFHEEYGDREEVLIHCNEDNVGLLESRNNGAKAATGDVVAFIDDDAVADPEWVATLVETYEREGALAAGGKMVPEWVAGRPTFLPEEFYFLIGVTQRGFADGRGEVRNTFGSNISFRQDVFLELDGFDTNIGGRQGDENLQGGETELCARLRSRYGQGVYYEPEAEVAHKVFDYRTEPLWLLDRAFWQGYSKRGMEVLVPESTGEEYDFLGQLFREFVPSRVKQLFTAPSLEKAVQFVMLFVFTTTVGFGYLYGMTKWR; via the coding sequence ATGCGCGTCTCGGTCGTCGTCTGTGAGCATACGCTGGACCGGTACGATGACCTGCAGGACGCCGCCGAAAGCGTCCTCGAGCAGACGTACGACGACGTCGAACTCGTGCTCGTCGCCGACGGAAACGAGGCGGTCTGCGAGCGCTTTCACGAGGAGTACGGCGACCGCGAGGAGGTTTTGATCCACTGCAACGAGGACAACGTCGGACTGCTCGAGAGTCGAAACAATGGAGCAAAAGCGGCGACGGGCGACGTAGTCGCGTTCATCGATGACGACGCCGTAGCCGATCCTGAGTGGGTCGCCACACTCGTCGAGACGTACGAGCGAGAGGGCGCGCTGGCCGCCGGCGGGAAGATGGTTCCAGAGTGGGTGGCCGGGAGACCGACGTTTCTCCCCGAGGAGTTTTACTTCCTGATCGGCGTCACCCAGCGCGGGTTCGCCGACGGTCGGGGCGAGGTCCGCAACACGTTCGGCTCGAACATCTCCTTCCGGCAGGACGTCTTCCTCGAGCTGGACGGGTTCGATACCAACATCGGCGGCCGCCAGGGCGACGAAAATCTCCAGGGCGGCGAGACAGAACTGTGTGCCCGCCTCCGCAGCAGGTACGGTCAGGGCGTCTACTACGAACCCGAGGCGGAGGTCGCCCACAAGGTGTTCGACTACCGGACCGAACCGCTGTGGTTGCTCGACCGTGCCTTCTGGCAGGGGTACTCGAAGCGCGGGATGGAAGTGCTAGTTCCCGAATCGACCGGCGAGGAGTACGACTTCCTCGGTCAACTCTTTCGAGAGTTCGTCCCGTCGCGCGTGAAACAGCTTTTTACCGCTCCTTCCCTCGAGAAGGCCGTGCAGTTCGTGATGTTGTTCGTCTTTACGACGACTGTTGGGTTTGGATATCTCTATGGGATGACCAAGTGGCGGTGA
- a CDS encoding oligosaccharyl transferase, archaeosortase A system-associated, which produces MSTDTEHVEEDTETPFLETWREWYHVPVIGVVVLFMFLARIRSYDRFVTEDGTPALAAVDSWYHWRTIQWTAKNYPGTMPYDVWTGFPTGHYVGQFGTLFDQLIVTAAMIVGLGSPSTETLYTVALLSVPAMAALVAIPVFYMGRRLGGTVGGLVSIVVLALAPGTFFYRSMVGQLDHHTAEVLFMAIAMLAMMVALRVAEREKPIYELVVDGDWDALREPAIYSVLAGLALSLYIWVWPSAILLIGIFAVFFAVQLCLDYVRGVSPDHVAFVGAVSMGTTTVVTTLLIEDGGAGLNVSSFGYLQPLAALLVAAGVVFMAWLARQWNDRGLERRYYPVAIGGIIAAVLVVMMLALPNLYDTFVGNLTGRLLPLDPSTGALTVREAHPPGNFTAHVFDEFGAAFYTMLAGLGFLIARPFLGREYRAEYTLIVVWSLFLISMSMTQTRFAYYLVLAVAVVNAVFVADVVRLFDLSGTVQSLQDVETYQVIVFVLVIVLLFAPLLPPMAAAGSTAWDRGEQSQPSSDAMIWEDSNHWLAENTPEPGNYGGAGNESELEYYGTYDYPEDGDYDYPEGAYGVMSWWDYGHLITVQGERIPHANPFQQNARSASAYLTAESEERAELILEAIAAGEPVADRSTEELRDAVENADESHEQQRYVMIDYATAGGKFSAITAWSGPGYGHYVTPADYQSGESIPVEEIGERFGNLPYDNTTTSRLYFDDAAGMEHYRLVHENDAFTPTYISYAITRNGQVATNENGQPAVAINRRVTQQVQLELQQLQSNPNLDVQVFDQRQAAAVKTFERVEGATLTGSLDDQSVIDDENAAVYAQVELETGTNRTFVYTQQAELADDGSFEVTVPYATDDELGPDDGYTDSSVEAVGDYAVFVGTPDNGTIQQHYAGETAVPETAVVDGDTVDVTLEQTDEVVDDPDANETTDDGNETSEGDGDSAANETETNETDAGNVSSSLEPVAARTAR; this is translated from the coding sequence ATGAGTACCGACACTGAACACGTCGAGGAGGACACCGAAACGCCCTTCCTCGAGACGTGGAGAGAGTGGTATCACGTCCCGGTTATCGGGGTCGTGGTACTGTTCATGTTCCTCGCGCGAATCAGGTCGTACGATCGGTTCGTTACCGAGGACGGCACTCCCGCCCTGGCCGCAGTCGACTCGTGGTATCACTGGCGAACGATACAGTGGACGGCCAAAAACTATCCCGGAACGATGCCCTACGACGTGTGGACCGGCTTTCCCACCGGTCACTACGTCGGTCAGTTCGGCACGCTGTTCGACCAGCTAATCGTGACGGCCGCGATGATCGTCGGACTCGGCAGTCCCTCCACCGAGACGCTCTACACGGTCGCACTGCTCTCCGTGCCCGCGATGGCAGCGCTGGTCGCGATTCCCGTGTTCTACATGGGCCGGCGACTCGGCGGCACGGTCGGCGGACTCGTCTCGATCGTCGTGCTCGCACTCGCGCCCGGCACGTTCTTCTACCGGTCGATGGTCGGCCAGCTCGATCACCACACCGCCGAAGTGCTGTTCATGGCAATTGCCATGCTGGCGATGATGGTCGCACTCCGCGTCGCAGAACGGGAGAAGCCGATTTACGAACTGGTCGTCGATGGAGACTGGGACGCCCTCCGCGAGCCAGCGATCTACAGCGTCCTCGCCGGACTCGCGCTCTCGCTGTACATCTGGGTGTGGCCGTCGGCCATCCTGCTGATCGGCATCTTCGCCGTCTTCTTCGCCGTGCAACTCTGTCTCGACTACGTCCGTGGCGTCTCCCCCGATCACGTCGCGTTCGTCGGTGCCGTCAGCATGGGGACGACGACCGTCGTCACCACGCTACTCATCGAAGACGGCGGAGCAGGCCTCAACGTCTCGAGTTTCGGCTACCTCCAGCCGCTCGCAGCCCTGCTGGTCGCGGCCGGCGTCGTCTTCATGGCCTGGCTCGCCCGTCAGTGGAACGACCGCGGTCTCGAGCGGCGCTACTATCCCGTGGCGATCGGCGGGATCATCGCCGCCGTGTTGGTCGTGATGATGCTCGCGCTTCCCAACCTCTACGATACGTTCGTCGGGAACCTCACCGGGCGGTTGCTCCCGCTCGACCCGAGTACGGGTGCGCTCACCGTTCGCGAAGCCCATCCACCGGGGAACTTCACCGCACACGTCTTCGACGAGTTCGGAGCCGCGTTCTACACGATGCTCGCCGGACTCGGATTCCTCATCGCACGGCCGTTCCTCGGCCGCGAGTATCGCGCGGAGTACACGCTGATCGTCGTCTGGTCGCTGTTTCTGATCAGCATGTCGATGACGCAGACTCGCTTCGCATACTATCTCGTGCTCGCGGTCGCGGTCGTCAACGCGGTCTTCGTCGCGGACGTCGTCCGACTGTTCGACCTCTCGGGGACGGTCCAGTCGCTCCAGGACGTCGAGACCTACCAGGTCATCGTCTTCGTTCTCGTGATCGTGCTCCTGTTTGCACCGCTTTTGCCGCCGATGGCTGCCGCCGGCAGCACCGCGTGGGATCGCGGCGAGCAGAGCCAGCCCAGCAGCGACGCGATGATCTGGGAGGACTCGAACCACTGGCTCGCGGAGAACACGCCCGAACCCGGCAACTACGGCGGTGCGGGTAACGAGTCCGAACTCGAGTACTACGGCACCTACGACTACCCCGAAGACGGTGACTACGACTACCCCGAGGGCGCCTACGGCGTGATGTCGTGGTGGGACTACGGCCACCTCATCACGGTCCAAGGCGAGCGGATCCCCCACGCGAACCCGTTCCAGCAGAACGCGCGGTCGGCCTCGGCGTATCTCACCGCGGAGTCCGAAGAGCGCGCCGAGTTGATCCTCGAGGCGATCGCGGCCGGCGAACCGGTGGCCGACCGATCAACCGAGGAGTTGCGCGACGCCGTCGAGAACGCAGACGAGAGTCACGAACAGCAACGGTACGTGATGATCGACTACGCGACGGCAGGCGGGAAGTTCAGCGCGATCACGGCGTGGTCCGGGCCGGGCTACGGCCACTACGTGACGCCCGCGGATTACCAGTCCGGTGAGTCGATTCCGGTCGAGGAGATCGGCGAGCGGTTCGGGAATCTGCCGTACGACAATACGACCACGTCCCGGCTGTACTTCGACGACGCCGCCGGAATGGAACACTACCGGCTCGTCCACGAGAACGACGCATTCACGCCGACGTACATCAGTTACGCGATCACCCGGAACGGGCAGGTCGCCACGAACGAGAACGGTCAGCCTGCGGTCGCGATCAACCGTCGAGTCACCCAGCAGGTCCAGCTCGAACTCCAGCAGCTCCAGAGCAATCCCAACCTCGACGTGCAGGTCTTCGACCAGCGCCAGGCCGCCGCGGTGAAGACGTTCGAACGGGTCGAGGGCGCGACGCTCACCGGCTCGCTCGACGACCAGAGCGTGATCGACGACGAGAACGCGGCGGTCTACGCGCAGGTCGAACTCGAGACGGGCACCAACCGGACGTTCGTCTACACCCAGCAGGCCGAACTGGCCGACGACGGCAGTTTCGAGGTGACGGTGCCGTACGCGACCGACGACGAACTCGGGCCGGACGACGGCTACACGGACAGCAGCGTCGAGGCGGTCGGCGACTACGCGGTCTTCGTCGGCACGCCCGACAACGGCACCATCCAGCAACACTACGCCGGCGAGACCGCCGTTCCCGAAACGGCGGTCGTCGACGGCGATACCGTCGACGTGACCCTCGAGCAGACCGACGAGGTCGTCGACGATCCCGACGCCAACGAGACGACAGACGACGGCAACGAGACCAGCGAAGGTGACGGTGACTCCGCGGCGAACGAGACGGAGACGAACGAGACCGACGCCGGGAACGTCTCGAGTTCGCTCGAGCCCGTCGCGGCTCGAACGGCACGCTGA
- a CDS encoding DUF368 domain-containing protein — MRELLVVYLKGFSMGAADVVPGVSGATIALIVGIYDRLIRAITAIDPRELRSGVRIYDSDERRAFLATLERMDVVFLVALGLGILSAVVALSGLMHVAVTTYPVPTYAFFFGLIAASAVVLYDQLDVWTLRRVAVSIAGIVIAAIVTGATETGASHGPVMIFLAGVVAICAMILPGVSGAFFLLILGQYEYMTGVLSEFVDGLVALLDGQSLAPVVETGTVVAIFCVGAAIGLFTMAHVVRRALQAYRGATLAFLVSLMVGALRLPLEEVVANLGETAVGSPVVALLTAIVGCAAVLLVDRYTTDLEYANDR, encoded by the coding sequence ATGCGAGAACTTCTCGTCGTCTATCTCAAGGGCTTCTCGATGGGTGCTGCGGACGTCGTCCCGGGCGTCTCCGGGGCGACGATCGCGCTCATCGTCGGGATCTACGACCGGCTGATCCGGGCGATCACCGCGATCGACCCACGGGAGTTACGCTCGGGGGTTCGTATCTACGATTCCGACGAACGACGGGCGTTCCTGGCCACACTCGAGCGAATGGACGTCGTCTTCCTCGTGGCGCTCGGATTGGGGATCCTCTCGGCGGTCGTCGCCCTCTCGGGGCTCATGCACGTCGCGGTGACGACGTACCCGGTCCCGACGTACGCGTTCTTCTTCGGATTGATCGCTGCGTCGGCGGTCGTCCTCTACGACCAGCTGGACGTCTGGACGCTTCGCCGAGTCGCAGTCTCGATCGCCGGGATCGTGATCGCAGCAATCGTTACCGGTGCGACGGAGACCGGGGCGAGCCACGGGCCGGTCATGATCTTCCTCGCGGGTGTGGTCGCGATCTGCGCGATGATCCTGCCCGGCGTCTCCGGGGCGTTCTTCCTGCTGATACTCGGCCAGTACGAGTACATGACCGGCGTGTTGAGCGAGTTCGTCGACGGGCTGGTCGCGCTCCTCGACGGCCAGTCGCTCGCGCCGGTGGTCGAGACGGGAACCGTCGTCGCGATCTTCTGCGTCGGCGCGGCTATCGGCCTGTTCACGATGGCCCACGTCGTCCGACGCGCGCTCCAGGCGTACCGCGGGGCGACGCTCGCGTTCCTCGTGAGTCTGATGGTCGGCGCGCTTCGCCTGCCACTCGAGGAGGTGGTCGCGAACCTCGGCGAGACGGCGGTCGGCTCGCCGGTCGTCGCACTCCTCACCGCCATCGTCGGCTGTGCTGCCGTCCTCCTCGTCGATCGGTACACGACCGACCTCGAGTACGCGAACGACCGCTAA
- a CDS encoding DUF7503 family protein has translation MFVKDDAKDYLASHPRMIGALFTVLLLLSQAGSVVAGSSSQVGP, from the coding sequence ATGTTCGTGAAAGACGACGCGAAAGATTACCTCGCATCGCACCCCCGAATGATCGGCGCACTGTTTACGGTGCTGTTGCTGCTGAGTCAGGCCGGTTCGGTCGTCGCAGGCAGCTCTTCGCAGGTCGGCCCTTAA